The window attatgtatttatacaaaggGCACAAATATAGCAAAGAGCTATAGTTGATTAAACAGAACTGAGCTTGAATGATCAATTTCATCTAAAGATGTTACAGTTTTCTCtcaaattctttactttttttttttttaacctggatAGATTGATACCTCAGATACCAAaagtacagaaagcaaaagaaaaaaaaacaaattaaatcacAAATCAAAGTGTTACCATCCTGTATGAAATGAAACTAACAGTGGGCAGGGAACATCTCATGaaattctgatttaattttttccacAGTAAACATTTTTATCAGCTCTCAAAAAGTGAGGAATTTCAAGTGATCCACTTCAGATGTACCACCCTGGTGCATATATTTGATTACATTTGAATGTTGTTTGATTTGcacacatttgaaaaaaaataatggataCAAACACAGCTCGATCTGCAAAAAAAGGTAACAGATGGGAGCAGGttgaaaactgaacaaaaatactCAGATGAACTAGAATTGACACTCTCCTTACAGCGTTTTGGCTAGTaagtgagattaaaaaaaaacccgaCTCCTAATTGCTTTTTTATGTCAAAGCATAACAGCATATAACCACAATCCACTGAAGCACTTGATAATCTAAGTAGTCCCATCAATGGGTTTAGATCTAAACACAAATTAAGTGCTTTCCTGAATTTAGGTCTACGTAGATCTGTGTAAGTTGCACCTAAAccttctgttttgctgcagcACTACCTCTTCAttaatgcagtttttaaagGCCTGCTACATCTCAATGAACCCAATGGTCCTGGGCATGCAAGGAGCAGTTAGGGCAAGCTAAgttaagcagaaataaaaaggctgGACTACACATATACAGAAAACTGGCTTAAAACCCAGAATTAAGTAtgtaaaaaaagtaaagcagTTTCACCAGATGCAGGTTAAAGTgggggaaagcagaggaaaaataaaaatcagacatATACCATACATAATGAACAGTGGATATCTTACACTGAAAGGAAATCGGTGCAAACAGGATTTCCTCAGTTTCAAGTAATCTTTGATGCCTTTTTGGCCAGCTGTGTTATACCATAATAgatattttaatagcttttatACTCTACAATTTAGACAGctgatttttctcttacatATCCAATTATCTCTAGTGAACATTCACCTATGGCTGTCCACACATTCTGTATTAGCTCCTTGAGAAACTATTCCAGATAAATTATATTGCAAATTAAAGACAGTTACATTCTGTATGTTCCTTCTAGATTTGAAAAATAGGCTTTAAAGGCTTGTCGAAGTTTAGAAGAAAAAacctttccattaaaaaatcttagcttaaaaaaatcattaagacACCTTTTTCTGATCCAGGGTACTAATAAAAAGATTACAAATATACTACAATTGGACCAAGAAGACTTCATGAATATGCTGCTTTTGAGCATGCAGCACCACTGATATCTGTCAAGTTCCAGGTATCAATGTATCCCAATTCCACCACAGTCCCTCACAATTTCCTTTGTcagctccccatccccaccctaCCACCCTATTAATAACATtataaaaaaaggtaaaatttagAGTTAGTGGCAAAATCTTCACAGTAAattgttaaagaaaatgttattgtgGTCATTGTAAAGTGGTATCAGTCAACTGGACCCTGAAAAATTAGCTTGATGCAGTTGTGCTCCCCAGACAGTTGTGTTGCACAAAAAGGGCACGCAGCATGAAATGCATGAGTACCATGAGGCAGGGGAATTTGAGACCAGTATTTTGCAGACTTCTCAGAGCACACATGTCCACATGGGGTAAAAGCATGAGTTGGAGGACCAGCATCCACATAAAAGCCTGCTTCACAACCAAGCCAGAGAGGCACATAGGGGCCAATGGTTCTGCACATAGGACATTCCCGCTCATTCGCTTCTGTGTCACTGCGATGTCCCCAGTTGTGATAGCCATGAACATGACCACAGCTGAGGTATGCCCATGGCTGTTTCTCTTCTACCACATCTTTACGGTTGATGCTGGGAAATGCTAAAGTGTTTAACCCAACAGGACATTGTGGTCTGGCAGCATTTATCTCCTGTCGCAGAGCTTCAATGTGTTTCTGAGTTGGAGTGTGAAACAGTCCATCTGCTGTTCTCCACAGAAGGGTGGCTCCACACAGGTCAATGAGTGAGCCATCTTGTAGGACATTGGTCTCGTTCTCTACCTAAAGGCAGAACACAAGGACAAGTAGTTAAGCCTGAGAGCTTTTACAAACAGCTGAGTTCTGTAAACGTATTGTCTTTGGCACCAAGTTCTTACCATCCCTAGCACattagataatttttttctattgtttcattGTGACCCCTTCATTTGCCTGAATCCACCTCTTATGTCTTATTCTATATTTAAGATTATAACAAGCATTGGTGTCTCATTCTGTGCTGGTACTGGTCTTAATTTTGCAACTGTTATATGCTATATCTATACTAAGAATTATACAGAGTCTTCCTGCCTGCAGTTTGGGAAAGGTATTATACTAGTAATCACTAACTTATCCACAAATATCCTCTACCTCTCAACGTGCTACTTTTCCTCTCTAATACTGATTCTCTGTGTGCCTTTGTCATGGTTAAGGTAAGTCCTGATCGACTGAAGAGGAAATTTGCCATTCCCTAAGGGCTGTATTAGTAGATTGCTCCCCTGGAATTCTTTGCCCATTAGACTGGTAGAGGCTGCTCACGCAGCAAAAGATCCTTTTTGGACTAAAAACTGCCACCCAGAATAGACCAGCTGCCATTCACacacctcttttttcttttggcttgcGGTAAGCGTAAAGCATTTTGCAGGAGCATGAACTCCCACAGTGTACCTCATCAACAGTAAAACTCTTCTAGAGAAACATTAGGGATAAATGACAAATGCATTGCAAGCTACGTGCACAGGTACTTGCACAGATTATCATTACAGCAGAGTGAGTTACCAGTTGAATTTCTCAAGTAACAAGTTCTGCAACTGAAGCCACACAGGCTCAACTTCTGAACAATTAACCATCCCAACTAGTTAGGCCTTTTATTTAATGAACTATTGCATACAAATATAGCCACAGTGTGCACTGCCTAAAGGTTTCTCTCATTTGACCAAATACAggtacttaaaatattttcaagggaTTATGCCAAACACACATTgtattttgctgaaatattctttaatttattttaatgtcacaAGCATATAAGCATCTTCTACTATTGCTACTAGTTCAGTAACAATAAATAAGATTCTTTATGAAATTCAAGGGGAAAACAGACATATGATGGCTTTATGCAtagaaaatacatagaaaatacCACTAAGGCAAAACAAATAGCCAAATACACAAAGTAGGTCACATGAAATCATCATCTCTACTTAAGAACACTGCGCATGACAACCAATTctgcatttacatttaaatcCAGTTTAAATTTAGAGATTAACTGTGCATCATCCTTGCACAAAACACCTAGATGGTACAATACAGACTACAGATAAGAGGTTACCAGTGTAAAGCATTTCCAGGAGAAAAATTCAGCAGTAGAAGTAGAAATGAGAGAAGCCTTGATTTTCTGCACTTTTCAGATAATTCCTgcacaaacagcaaagcaaaaagctctCTCATATGCAATGTGCTCAATTCATTATATAGAGTGCATTTGGTTTTATGAACCCAATCAACAAACACTGATCACATGAATACCAGTGTGccatgtaattttatttaaatgagaatTCAAGTCATTCTGGATGCAGGAAAGggaatttatttgttttaatatgcCTTTCTTCAGCAGCACTAAAAAGGTGTTCTGTTAACCAGATACAAAGGGTGCAATCGCAACATCATCTGTCCCAGTCCCCAGGGCAATGTTTGCCTGCCATCATtaaattgacaaagcaatttaTGTACAGAAGGTTGTCTactgaaagcagaacaaaacagtCAAACTCCATTTTCCTAACTCCTCTGAGCAGTCAGTTTTCTGCAAAGCCAATGTCAAAGCTGGAAAGCCAGTTTTCTGCAAGTATGTGGGATATCTCTAACACCATCAAGCTAACAGGAACTTAAGGTATCAAGGCAAAAGGAACTTTGGCACGAAAGAGAAGATAGTGTGCCTCGTGGTGGGGAACATCTTAAAGTCTACTAGCTAGATTATAAAGCTACAAAAGGGGCATCTTCAGCTGCTGTGAACATGATCCTTAAACCCTAACAGAGCAGAACAGGCTTTTTCAGGTCTGCAGGCAGGACAGCATTCTAACCTACCTAGAAGCCAAAGAGGAATTCTAGGGAAGGTCATCTGCCTCACTGGAAATATGGCTACCTATGTATTTTGCTGAGCTTCTTCTATATGGCAGTGGTTAACAATGAGAGCTATGGGAATTCCTTCCCATCTTCTATGGAAAGACATAGTGGGGCCTTctaatatctgaagggggcctacagagatgccaGAGAAGGATTCTTCAGGAGtgattgtagtgataggacaaggggtaatgggtttaaagttaaacaggggaggtacaagttagatataaggaagaagttctttactgtgagggtggtgaagcactggaacaggttgcctagatGGTGAAATGttccatccgtggcagtgttcaaggacaggtttgacacagccttgggtgacatggtttagtgtgaggtgtccctgcccatggcaggggggcttcTTAAGGTGATCTTAAGgttatgatcttaaggtcctttctgaccttaaacattctatgattctaagaaaagCAGACACATGCTTTTTCATAGGAACCCATTTCTCAGTTATGCATGTCACAAGTCCCTGTGGCAGCAAAGCGCATCCTGCTTCAAAGAATAAAACAGGAATATACTTAGCAAGGCTTCTCTTATCTTCCTAGTGCCAGGTAAATCAAACAGCAGCTGTGTTATGCAAACTTGTTTTGCATGCAAGTGGACTCTTCCTTTTAAGACAGTACTGCAAAAGACAGCTTCCCATGCAGTAATTTCCAGCTGTCCCCATGTCTCAGTAGAACATTTCAGAGATGGAGGTTCAGGTGCAAAGTTTATTTAGCTTTTACACTCTGTgctatttcagttggaaaagtgaaaggagaaaatttAGTGTTCTCCTGTATAATAATAAACAGAAGATCAGTACAGAATCTATTGTAACACACATCTACATAGATTATTTCAGTGCCCACCACCCAGCACTGCCCACGACACTAGCACTCTCAGCAATCACCTTATGACTGCCTCCattcaaaaccaggaaaacaagTATCCCTTATATTGTTTTAATTACCAGTTACTTTTGACTTACCAGTTTCCCCCTTTGTTGAGCAGATCTGGTTTCCCGGAGAGTGTACACATCACCACAGACTGAGATTTCCCGCCAAACTCCAGGTTTAGACTCCTCCGTGAACCCTCCTTTTGGATGCATAACCAGCACCCCATTAGTTGTCAATCCATCCATATGGCCATCAGGATTTTTCCACTTTGCCGCTTTTTCCTGCATGTGACAATGACCCCAGCACAGAAAAAGTTTGTCTAAAACTGAATGGACTGAAGAAGTTTTACATGCTGAATGTCTTACTAGTGGTGTCTAACGCACACTTCCTCACCAGCTGGCAATACTTATGACagatttacaaagaaaagaaaaccccacttTGAATACCTTCATCCAGACTGGTAACATCTTTTGCTTATGCATCTTCAATTACTATTCTCtcttaaaatattgtttttaacTCAGCTGAGTGCCCCTGACTGCAGGTCAGGTAAGACTTAAGGGCTTAAAGTCAGTAGGATATTCCTAGTTAGTGGAATACTATTGTAAAGGCACATCCTTTTCCATAATGCAGTTGATCTGCTCCTGCACTGCTCACAACTGCAGTAGCAGCTTATTTGTAATGGCTAACAAGAATATATCAAATAAACCTAAAGAAAATCCACTAACAATTACTAAAATAGAGTTTACTTGTTGAAGACTATTACGACCATGAGTCCACACTGGTAATAAATCAGGCACATAAAACTGCCATTTCTACTTAACACTGCAGCTGGTATACTGAAATCATTGAAGTCTCATGACAGGATAAGTTATCAACTAGTACAAGGAAATTGTGGGActtgaaaataagagaaaaaaaaaacagagtttgTTCATACATACCATAACTGTTATTACTTACAccaagaaatatatttttagatgAGTCGAATCCAGCTGCAAAAATCCTTGCTGTATATGGTGGGCTCCTGTCACAGACAATCCTGCATGCAAAACGGGATATGGTGCTTTGGGTAATCTGGGTTTCATCGTTATTTTGACTTCCAGAAATAGTATCTGTTACTACAAAGTCTATGGGGCTTTCTGTTGATCTCccaacctgaaaaaaaaattaacataacAGTAAAATTAGGAATAGTCATAGAAATATCAAGCATTAAGGACACAAATTTGCCAAGTTAATGCTGATGACATTGCTAAACTACTGCCTACTAAATTTTTGGACAGCAAGATCCAAACGGAGACTaatctgtattttcacatttgTCCTAGGCAGGCATCACTGACATGGCATGATAAATTTTCACTTACTATGACTGATGTACATGCTTGCCCAACATAGCTGCAATTAATTGTTTGCTAGAGCATTGTCAACAACACGGATGTATTATCAACTTGCTCTTTCATAATCCAACCACAGCAAGCTACTTACCACTACTttctataaattaaaaaaacccaaaacattagCTTGAAATGACAAGTTTTATTCACATTTCTAGTTCCAACTTAGCttgcatgaaaataaagcacttttttttaGACCCAAAACCcaattatttaaatacataacaAAAATACCCACCCTCATGTTTTCAGAATTTGTAGCTCCAGAATAGAAGAGTTTTCAAGAAAAACCCACTGTATGATTAAATTTATTCCTAATTATGCACATGCATATCTGAAGAAGTTAAACAACTTCTTTCAGCAGAAAGACAACACAGCTGATCAGCAGACAAGAATATTTTTCTATCTTACCATCTACAAATTTTAATTCCAAACCTGAAAATATCGAGGCAGCTAGAGCAGAAAACTTGATTAAAAATGGACAGAGGGATCTGAATGCCAACCAAATGTACAGGAAGACACATCAATACTTCTACAGGAAAATTAGCATTATACCAACTTTGAGCATAACAAGGAGTGGAGCAGAGGAACAAGGAGTGGAAAAGAATATTCATTTTATACACACCTTGTGatcaaacagaagaaattaagatttttcaCATGAAACCACCTGCAATATCAGGCATCtaacatttatataaaataaccTCCAGAACAAACACTATCTCATTGTCCCCTAAGAAGTTACATTCCACTTGGCTTCTTGCTCTTCAAAGCCAGCTATGGAAAGAGATGTATGGTTTCACCATTAACATACATCTCTGCAAACTAGATTTACGGTAAAGAAACATTATTCAAGCATCAAGGGAAGTGACATCATTAATACTTAACCCTTGTCACAACTGAACTGAGAGCAACAATACAGGGATCACTCCTGTACTTCTCAGTTCTACTTTGCAGTGTTAAAGACATGTTGAAATTCATGTCTGAAGTGACACATCCAGTTACTTTCTCCACATCATGGGTCTCACCCAAGTATAAGATGTGATCAGCTTGCTGCAGATAAAAGTGCTGAGGAAATACTAAAAAAGGCCTAATCAAAAGTATGCACTCCAATTTTTCACACAGTGACTACTAGAATACCCAAGAGACagagtttaaaaatggtttaatatGGAACATTTCTGATTTATGTAACTTGACAAGTTGAAGCTAAAACTTGAAGCTATATTCTATAATACAGTATTACTCTATAATACAGTATTATTTCCAACACACTTCTATTTCCCATCCAATTCCTGCTAAGAGTCAGCACTGACTAGCAGCAGGAAGCTTATTCATAACTTCTGACTGTATCTGTATGTGAAGTCTCTTAAAGGATAATCAGAAATGAAcatgaaatgcatttgtttgTAAGTTTCTGCCTATTGCAGTCTCTCAAATAGATGACTCAGCTTTTAAATGTGATTAAGAGAAAAACCTGCCTTATTTTCCCTTAAATGATGACAAACACACTAGTGTGTGCTCCCAGTCTTCCTCATACCATATTAATCAGTCAACATTAAATCTGGATGCTTCACTTCATATGTAAGCATTAAAATCTATATAATTACTTTGTTCcttaaaatactgtatgtacctcattcatagaatcatagtgtAGTTAGggctagaaaggaccttaagatcttttAAATattgggtttgcttttgtttgcttggggttttattttttcccccgCACCCTTCTTACCGAAAAAGTCTTCTACAGGATCTGTATTACAATGTATTGTGCTACAATTTAATACTAGAAACTATTTTAAGAAGTGGCCTTCTCATGGCAATTTCCTCATTCTGTGTATCAAATAAAAATTCTGAGGTTGAGATCACCTGAAAAAAAACGTCCCTCAGGAACAAATGAAGAACTTGATGCTATCAGCATTTACCTACCAAGAAGTTTAACTCATCTGTCTTTGCAGTCAGATTACAGTCACTGCAGACTTGGTTCCACTATTCAAAGCTACACTTTGCAGACTTTATTAcccatttttcttccattttcctctatAGCACAGAAAACTGTCTTCTTTCCAGTAGTTTTAGTCTGTATTTTGGGACTTTTCTTGTTAACTGTGTCATGTATATTATTTCACTAAGCCACTTCCAATATGtccttgggttcagcagtagcagtcattttttctccttcttagaagctggtgcagtgctgtggttttgactttctgcctgagaacagtgctggaaacagcgatgtttttagttactgctcaaatgtttagtccaaccaaggactttctgagcttcatgctctgccagggaggaggggaagccaggaggaagcagagaaaggacacctgactcaaattgaccaaagaggtattccataccacagtacgtcatgcccaggatgtaactgagaattacccggaagggctgacTCACTGCTCGATCAGGCTGCATACTgatgggtggtattgtattctcttcccttgttatttcccttatcattattattatcagtggtagcagcagtggtttgtgttataccttagttactggagtgttcttatctcaacccatgggagtcacattctttcgattctcctccccatccctctgggagcaggggtggggggaagaaaggtAAGGGGAGTGAGCGAGaaggctgcatggttctggtaTACAACCTGGGCTCAAACCACAACACAATAATAAACCATAAACCTGTCTGCCAATGCGTAAGACCACTTCTGTTGTCTACGCTACAGGTTATTGTTCAAAGCTGTGTAAAAGCCAGGCACTCAATTTGCTAGTATCTACCGTCAACCAAAGTGCTATTAAAAACACTCACTTCTGAGACAAAGCAAACCCAGGCAACCTGCCAGCAGATAATTTAACAGCTACAGATTCTTGGACTTCAACAGAATTTCACTTTGATGATAGGGAGAATTGGACCATGCATCTTCTGAAAGGctattcttcaggaaaaaaaaaataatcaattttaCATATTGGCTGTACCTGCTTCTTGTATAAACTTGTAGTTATTAAGGGTACAGGctatgcattttgttttcttttataatgaTACAAACAGGTATAATCAACCCATTCTCATCCAATCAAGCCATGAAGGAGCAGGTTCTGCTCTAACTGATGCATGATGAACAGAATGGTTATTGAACCCTAATGAAAAAAGATCATTATTAGCAGCATATAGATGTTGCAGTGTGTAGACTCTAGGAGACGCCAGATGGAACACATTAGTACattctctttttgttatttca of the Melopsittacus undulatus isolate bMelUnd1 chromosome 4, bMelUnd1.mat.Z, whole genome shotgun sequence genome contains:
- the PELI2 gene encoding E3 ubiquitin-protein ligase pellino homolog 2 isoform X2, encoding MFSPSQEEHCAPNKEPVKYNGSLPNGDRGRRKSRFALYKRPKANGVKPSTVHVISTPQASKAISCKGQHSISYTLSRNQTVVVEYTHDKDTDMFQVGRSTESPIDFVVTDTISGSQNNDETQITQSTISRFACRIVCDRSPPYTARIFAAGFDSSKNIFLGEKAAKWKNPDGHMDGLTTNGVLVMHPKGGFTEESKPGVWREISVCGDVYTLRETRSAQQRGKLVENETNVLQDGSLIDLCGATLLWRTADGLFHTPTQKHIEALRQEINAARPQCPVGLNTLAFPSINRKDVVEEKQPWAYLSCGHVHGYHNWGHRSDTEANERECPMCRTIGPYVPLWLGCEAGFYVDAGPPTHAFTPCGHVCSEKSAKYWSQIPLPHGTHAFHAACPFCATQLSGEHNCIKLIFQGPVD
- the PELI2 gene encoding E3 ubiquitin-protein ligase pellino homolog 2 isoform X1; its protein translation is MFSPSQEEHCAPNKEPVKYGELVVLGYNGSLPNGDRGRRKSRFALYKRPKANGVKPSTVHVISTPQASKAISCKGQHSISYTLSRNQTVVVEYTHDKDTDMFQVGRSTESPIDFVVTDTISGSQNNDETQITQSTISRFACRIVCDRSPPYTARIFAAGFDSSKNIFLGEKAAKWKNPDGHMDGLTTNGVLVMHPKGGFTEESKPGVWREISVCGDVYTLRETRSAQQRGKLVENETNVLQDGSLIDLCGATLLWRTADGLFHTPTQKHIEALRQEINAARPQCPVGLNTLAFPSINRKDVVEEKQPWAYLSCGHVHGYHNWGHRSDTEANERECPMCRTIGPYVPLWLGCEAGFYVDAGPPTHAFTPCGHVCSEKSAKYWSQIPLPHGTHAFHAACPFCATQLSGEHNCIKLIFQGPVD